A genomic segment from Candidatus Poribacteria bacterium encodes:
- a CDS encoding NHL repeat-containing protein → MGRPYGLLRAGFPFYKTLSMRRTTNFPIDIAIGKEGRIYIMCRSDGTAMIRKYTVEDEDRGTMGGYGQGEGQFTWPVTIIADSEENIYVSDEYLHRIVAFNSEGEHIGTWGEHGTDPGQLNGPAGIAFDPEENLYVVDSLSHRVQKFTKDGKFLFGWGSHGDGEGEFNMPWGVAVDELGDVYIVDWRNDRVQKFNAEGEFLFAFGKSGSDNGEFNRPAGIDVDLHGDVYIADRGNDRVQLFNAEGRYVQKFLGDATLSKVSQAYMMTNASPNRMRDMADLEPQKYLRQPKSVAVSDEGLMFVPDFGSYRVQVYQNMAVPLTEQEFSPPRRSVTLHQE, encoded by the coding sequence ATGGGCAGACCTTATGGCTTGCTGCGTGCTGGGTTTCCATTTTACAAGACCCTAAGCATGCGGCGCACAACGAATTTTCCGATCGATATCGCAATCGGAAAAGAGGGACGTATATATATTATGTGCCGGAGCGACGGTACGGCGATGATCCGAAAATATACCGTTGAGGACGAGGACCGCGGGACAATGGGCGGTTACGGACAGGGCGAGGGGCAGTTCACATGGCCCGTAACAATTATCGCCGATAGCGAAGAGAATATTTATGTGTCTGATGAATATCTGCATCGGATTGTTGCCTTTAACAGCGAAGGTGAACATATCGGGACATGGGGCGAACACGGCACCGATCCGGGACAACTCAACGGACCCGCAGGTATCGCCTTCGATCCAGAGGAAAATCTTTACGTCGTTGACAGTTTAAGCCACCGGGTGCAGAAGTTCACGAAAGACGGCAAATTCCTCTTCGGGTGGGGCAGTCATGGCGACGGTGAAGGTGAATTCAACATGCCGTGGGGTGTCGCTGTAGATGAACTCGGCGATGTCTACATTGTGGATTGGCGAAACGATAGGGTTCAGAAGTTCAATGCTGAGGGAGAATTTCTCTTCGCATTCGGTAAATCTGGCAGTGATAACGGCGAATTCAACCGTCCTGCCGGAATTGACGTTGATCTACACGGGGATGTCTATATTGCTGACCGAGGGAATGACCGCGTTCAACTCTTCAACGCCGAAGGGCGGTATGTGCAGAAATTCCTCGGCGATGCTACCCTATCAAAAGTGTCTCAGGCTTACATGATGACGAACGCGAGTCCAAATAGGATGCGAGATATGGCGGATCTGGAACCGCAGAAATACTTGCGTCAACCGAAATCCGTTGCAGTTAGTGACGAGGGATTGATGTTTGTACCGGACTTCGGATCGTATCGAGTTCAGGTTTATCAGAATATGGCGGTGCCGTTGACAGAGCAGGAATTTAGCCCACCGCGTCGATCCGTTACATTGCATCAAGAATGA
- a CDS encoding TonB-dependent receptor, whose protein sequence is MPLSIFAQTGDVQGTVYQQSTGKPLAGADVHIIKTDQHQKTDENGGFRFTELPEGTYVFIITHPSEATSTKVPIGINSGDTTEVKIHLGAAFKLETVVVEGKRPPPTVSRTEIRGSELLRIPGTTNDALKGLTTLPSIGIPNDYFGILYIRGSGPGDTLYYFDRTPLGYPFHYGGLASTVSTHIIDNVRIYAGGYGAEFGLDSQTVLDLLSRSETDGQTLSGKLNLNVLYSEGMLEGRIGNKGYFYAAGRRSYLDLIAKPIIEWRTEQKFQLPYFSDYQFKLAYELTRKHHLTFNVFGTNDHFNIISVTEGATDFSAYFRNGFEAQGVHLRSEFIENLTSHFSFTRAFTFLNMDFSGVLVRSFSEDIGTELESEFISEKSTYDNIRANVPVYTLREDISYKLTSKFQLESGFLFTFSPANSFEDRGIRYKVLIDSDVASMLNEDAELLTHDNRTYQVVRFKAAYDEFWYDFQRSEGYIQGRYDPLSFLSFALGVRLDYFNLTKELSVQPRSSVSVKLPNNAILRFAYGSYEQSPLAYQVLAENGNRDLKSSLARHYIMEFEHRLSSQTELKFATYYKSLLDLVTTNVVEFTNDFGLQTTVSYHNQGAGYIGGAEVFLRHRVNEKFFGWFSYAWTYREHRTHPDAPYEPYIFDNTHIISIVGNYNISPTLEIGAKWQCSSGTAGAHVSEILLIQDPMTRGMQPIFTDVQDADEISLASLPSYHRLDIRVSKTWHRKGWQMSGFLEILNVYNRKNIIKLYNPAGDDVQEAPQLPIIPYIGLTIEF, encoded by the coding sequence ATGCCACTGTCCATTTTTGCGCAAACCGGTGATGTCCAAGGAACCGTCTATCAACAAAGCACTGGAAAACCACTCGCGGGTGCTGACGTTCACATTATCAAAACCGACCAGCACCAAAAAACCGATGAAAACGGGGGTTTTCGCTTTACAGAGCTCCCTGAAGGGACTTATGTTTTTATCATAACGCACCCCTCAGAAGCGACATCAACAAAAGTCCCCATAGGCATCAACAGTGGCGATACGACCGAAGTTAAGATACACCTCGGCGCAGCCTTTAAACTTGAGACAGTCGTAGTGGAAGGGAAACGTCCCCCACCGACGGTGAGCCGCACGGAAATCCGTGGTAGTGAACTGCTACGCATTCCCGGCACCACCAACGATGCACTCAAAGGATTAACAACGCTCCCAAGCATCGGTATCCCAAACGACTACTTCGGCATCCTCTATATTCGCGGCAGTGGTCCCGGGGACACGCTTTACTATTTTGACAGAACGCCGCTCGGTTACCCGTTCCACTATGGTGGACTTGCTTCCACTGTTAGTACCCACATCATTGACAACGTCCGTATCTATGCCGGTGGTTACGGTGCTGAATTCGGATTAGATTCACAAACTGTGCTTGACCTCCTCTCCCGATCCGAAACTGATGGGCAGACGCTAAGCGGTAAGCTTAACCTTAACGTCCTCTATTCTGAGGGAATGCTTGAAGGTAGGATTGGAAATAAAGGCTACTTTTATGCCGCAGGCAGACGGAGTTATCTGGATCTCATTGCGAAACCGATTATTGAATGGCGGACAGAACAGAAGTTTCAGCTTCCGTACTTCTCAGATTATCAGTTTAAATTGGCTTATGAACTTACAAGGAAACATCACCTCACATTTAACGTCTTTGGCACAAACGATCACTTTAATATTATATCTGTTACAGAAGGAGCGACTGATTTTTCTGCCTACTTTAGAAACGGTTTTGAAGCACAAGGCGTTCATCTCCGGTCCGAGTTCATTGAAAATTTGACCTCTCATTTTTCTTTTACCCGTGCCTTCACTTTTCTCAATATGGACTTCAGCGGAGTTCTCGTCCGATCTTTTTCAGAAGATATCGGTACGGAATTAGAATCAGAATTTATATCCGAAAAGTCCACGTACGACAACATAAGGGCTAATGTTCCTGTTTATACACTCCGCGAAGATATATCCTACAAACTGACATCTAAGTTTCAACTTGAATCGGGGTTTCTTTTCACATTCAGTCCGGCAAATAGTTTTGAAGACCGGGGCATACGCTATAAAGTGCTCATCGATTCAGATGTGGCTTCCATGTTGAATGAAGATGCGGAATTATTAACTCACGACAATCGGACTTACCAAGTTGTTCGTTTTAAAGCAGCTTATGATGAATTCTGGTACGATTTCCAACGCTCAGAAGGGTATATCCAGGGACGATATGATCCGCTTTCGTTTCTTTCATTCGCGCTCGGGGTCCGACTCGACTATTTCAATCTTACCAAGGAACTCTCTGTTCAACCGCGTAGCAGCGTAAGCGTAAAGTTGCCGAATAACGCGATACTCCGCTTTGCTTACGGAAGTTATGAACAGAGTCCGTTGGCGTATCAGGTACTTGCGGAGAATGGAAACAGAGACTTAAAATCGAGTCTGGCGCGGCATTATATTATGGAGTTTGAACACCGACTCTCATCACAGACAGAGTTGAAGTTTGCGACCTACTACAAAAGTCTACTTGACCTGGTAACAACAAATGTAGTTGAATTCACTAATGATTTCGGCTTGCAAACGACAGTTAGTTACCATAATCAGGGGGCGGGATACATTGGGGGTGCAGAGGTGTTTCTACGACACCGCGTCAATGAAAAGTTCTTCGGTTGGTTCTCTTACGCATGGACATATCGAGAGCATCGCACACATCCTGACGCGCCTTATGAGCCCTATATCTTTGATAACACCCACATTATCAGTATTGTCGGTAATTATAACATCAGTCCAACTTTAGAGATTGGTGCGAAGTGGCAGTGTTCAAGCGGGACAGCAGGCGCGCATGTGAGCGAAATTCTTCTCATTCAAGATCCGATGACACGTGGCATGCAACCGATTTTCACTGATGTTCAGGACGCAGATGAAATATCTTTGGCATCATTACCCTCCTATCACCGATTAGATATACGTGTGAGCAAAACATGGCATCGTAAAGGGTGGCAAATGAGTGGATTTCTCGAGATTCTGAATGTCTACAATCGTAAAAATATTATCAAGCTCTATAATCCTGCGGGTGACGATGTACAGGAGGCACCCCAGCTTCCCATCATCCCCTACATCGGCTTAACAATCGAGTTCTGA
- a CDS encoding DUF1501 domain-containing protein → MRTTKKAPVLVVVQLTGGNDFMNTLIPYTSGIYHDSRPVVGIKAEDVIPLDVDDTLGWNPHAAPLKEMFDAGDVAVVQGIGYPDSNRSHFRAMDIWHTCEPLKIGDEGWVGRLVRELDPQSQNVLTGVSFGQGLPRACALAGIPVTSVGDLDNYGLMTSIGDEAQRTQALDVFKKMYSSTVGSGIVMDYLSQTGLDVIKGADELKKAPEMYTSEVEYPQSSIAKSLRDVARVHLADLGTRVFYTQHGGYDNHANEVPAHPRLLKDLTEAIQAFFTDLRSQNASEEIMMYVFTEFGRRIRDNASGTDHGTGGGAFIIGDRVKGGLYSEYPSLDPSRWVHGEDLEHTIDFRGIYGTLLEQWMGVDPTHIVGGNFEQIHPFSV, encoded by the coding sequence ATGCGTACGACAAAGAAAGCCCCAGTCCTTGTCGTTGTACAACTCACAGGTGGCAACGACTTCATGAACACACTCATACCCTATACAAGCGGGATTTACCACGACTCTCGACCAGTTGTCGGGATTAAAGCAGAAGACGTGATACCTTTAGATGTAGATGATACGCTCGGTTGGAACCCGCACGCCGCCCCTCTGAAAGAAATGTTTGATGCCGGTGATGTCGCCGTTGTACAGGGAATCGGTTACCCCGATTCAAACCGCTCACATTTCCGGGCGATGGACATCTGGCACACCTGTGAACCCCTGAAAATCGGTGATGAAGGTTGGGTCGGCAGGCTCGTCCGAGAACTTGATCCGCAGAGTCAGAACGTCTTAACGGGTGTCAGTTTCGGACAGGGGCTCCCACGCGCCTGTGCACTTGCTGGTATTCCTGTTACCTCTGTTGGTGATTTGGATAACTACGGTTTGATGACCAGCATCGGTGATGAAGCACAGCGCACACAAGCACTTGACGTATTCAAGAAGATGTATAGCAGCACGGTCGGCAGCGGCATCGTGATGGACTACCTCAGCCAAACCGGATTAGATGTCATCAAGGGCGCGGACGAGCTTAAGAAGGCACCGGAGATGTATACCTCTGAGGTAGAGTACCCACAGAGCTCCATCGCGAAAAGTCTACGGGATGTTGCCCGTGTCCACCTTGCGGATCTCGGCACGCGTGTTTTTTACACACAACACGGTGGTTACGACAACCATGCTAACGAGGTCCCGGCGCACCCACGCCTCCTGAAGGATCTGACAGAGGCGATTCAAGCGTTCTTCACCGATTTGCGGTCCCAAAACGCCTCCGAAGAAATCATGATGTACGTCTTCACAGAATTCGGCAGGCGTATCCGAGACAATGCCAGCGGTACAGATCACGGCACTGGTGGCGGTGCGTTCATTATCGGCGATCGGGTGAAAGGCGGACTCTACTCGGAATATCCGTCCCTCGATCCGTCCCGCTGGGTACACGGCGAAGACCTTGAGCACACTATCGACTTCCGCGGCATATATGGGACACTTTTAGAGCAGTGGATGGGCGTAGACCCGACGCACATTGTCGGCGGGAACTTTGAACAGATTCATCCCTTTTCAGTGTAG